The following is a genomic window from Plectropomus leopardus isolate mb unplaced genomic scaffold, YSFRI_Pleo_2.0 unplaced_scaffold4973, whole genome shotgun sequence.
tgcagataaagGAGGAGGCGAGGACCCCGGAGGTTCGTCAGAGCAGGACAGTGACGCTCCGGCGGCTCAGACTGAAGCCGACAGTCTGGAGGTCACCGAGGGTTCTCAGGAGAACGGCGAGGCGACCAGCGCTGCCCCCGACTCGCCCTCCAAGCAGCTGCCGGACCAGATCTCCTTCTTCAGCGGGAACCCGTCAGTGGAGATCGTCCACGGCATCATGCACCTCTACAAGACCAAGTGAGTCTCTCCTGACGTTTGTCCATCACTTCAGAGGTCGTCTGCTGCTTTAACGTgtatgttttaacttttttttctgattctgaagttcaggcagaaaaaaaaataaacaaccaaaaaaaaggcacaagaCTAGACAGGGACGCCAGATGAACACaaccttgaaaaaaatccatgaaaGAGCTCCAGTAAATTAAAATTGTGCGTTGTTTCTTGTATCGGAGCTTTTCTAAAGGCGTTTTTATGTTGCTGCAGTAAAATGACGTCACTGACGGAGGACGTGAGACGCAGCGCGATGGTGTGCATCCTGACGGTCCCCGCCACCATGACCAGCCACGACCTCATGAAGCTTTTGGCTCCTTTTAATGACGTCATGGAGCACATGAAGATCATACGGGACTCCACCCCGAACCAGTACATGGTTCTCATCAAGTTCTGCTCACAGGTGAAATCTCGGCCGGATTACAGTTTCTTTTTATCTGAAATGAAGTTTTTAGGAttggaggactgaaactgacaaaatcagaaaaaagtaaataaataaaaatgccaataattattttatttttcattttatttatcaatgtattcatttttcccatttaatttttcagtctatttattttcatatttatttgcttatttatttatgtattattttccattttgcatATTAATTCACATAtctcccattttattttttacttaacatatttatttattcattttaaatgtatttagttatttgtgaaattatttatacatttatttctgaATTATTTTCCGCAATTGCCTCCccttcagtttattttttaaagcatatttaCCTTTACCTTTTTCCTGTTCCACTTCCTGAgggcacatttatttatttatcttttatttttctcagtttccaTACTGAGGAggtttctgtatgttttttgtttctgtttttgtctaaaGATCAGTTGATCTGAGTTTTCAGTTTCGGTGTCATCGGTAACGATTTCATGCTGTGGGGGGAAGTTGAGGCTCACGGATGTGACGTGCTGTTTCCTCAGTCACACTGTTAGTTTGCAGCTTTAGACTTTGGACTCTGTGATGTATGTGGAGTTTTTCtgcatcaatatttttgactttaGTCGCTGTCTGATTTAATGCCGCTCGTCTTGTTTCTGTCTCATTTCAGGCAGACGCAGACAGTTTTTACACGGCGTGTAACGGCCGCCAGTTCAACTCCATAGAGGACGCCGTGTGCCAGCTGGTCTATGTGGAGCGGGCCGAGGTTATAAAGTCTGAGGAGGTAAACACACCCACGAAAACTGACTATTAACCCCAATTTATTCCTCAAACCTGGAGCTGCT
Proteins encoded in this region:
- the LOC121939518 gene encoding BRCA1-associated protein-like, whose amino-acid sequence is EGMSDEELQEKALGLAKHTLSGKTDLERAVVLHQHLGSRAMGDMVIETFEPSPDKGGGEDPGGSSEQDSDAPAAQTEADSLEVTEGSQENGEATSAAPDSPSKQLPDQISFFSGNPSVEIVHGIMHLYKTNKMTSLTEDVRRSAMVCILTVPATMTSHDLMKLLAPFNDVMEHMKIIRDSTPNQYMVLIKFCSQADADSFYTACNGRQFNSIEDAVCQLVYVERAEVIKSEEGASLPVMELTELPKCTVCLERMDESVNGVLTTLCNHSFHSQCLQRWEDASCPVCRYCQTPEPVEENKCFECGVQENLWICLICGHIGCGRYVSRHAYKHFEETQHTYAMQLTNHRVWDYAG